The Anas acuta chromosome 18, bAnaAcu1.1, whole genome shotgun sequence genome has a segment encoding these proteins:
- the AANAT gene encoding serotonin N-acetyltransferase, with protein MEAAPNKNAAARREGSRMPVLSTSPFLQPARWRCPQNSPGRQRRHTLPASEFRCLSPEDAISVFEIEREAFISVSGDCPLHLDEIRHFLTLCPELSLGWFEEGRLVAFIIGSLWDQDRLSQAALTLHKPRGTAVHIHVLAVHRACRQQGKGSILLWRYLQYLRCLPFARRALLMCEDFLVPFYEKCGFQALGPCQVTVGALAFTEMQHAVRGHAFMRRNSGC; from the exons ATGGAGGCTGCCCCAAATAAAAACGCTGCTGCGCGCCGGGAGGGGAGCAGGATGCCGGTGCTCAGCACCTCGCCTTTCCTCCAGCCCGCTCGCTGGCGGTGCCCCCAAAATTCGCCCGGGCGCCAGCGCCGCCACACGCTGCCCGCCAGCGAGTTCCGCTGCCTCAGCCCCGAGGATGCCATCAGCGTGTTCGAGATCGAGCGAGAAG CCTTCATCTCGGTGTCCGGGGACTGCCCGCTGCACCTGGATGAGATCCGCCACTTCCTGACGCTGTGCCCCGAGCTGTCCCTCGGCTGGTTCGAGGAAGGGCGGCTGGTGGCCTTCATCATCGGCTCCCTCTGGGACCAGGACAGGCTCAGCCAG GCGGCGCTGACCCTGCACAAGCCGCGGGGCACGGCGGTGCACATCCACGTGCTGGCCGTGCACCGCGCCTGCCGGCAGCAGGGCAAGGGCTCCATCCTGCTGTGGCGCTACCTGCAGTACCTGCGCTGCCTGCCCTTCGCCCGGCGCGCCCTGCTGATGTGCGAGGATTTCCTGGTGCCCTTCTACGAGAAGTGCGGCTTCCAGGCGCTGGGGCCCTGCCAGGTGACGGTGGGGGCCCTGGCTTTCACCGAGATGCAGCACGCCGTGCGGGGCCATGCCTTCATGCGCAGGAACAGCGGCTGCTGA
- the RHBDF2 gene encoding inactive rhomboid protein 2: MSSSDKNGGSRSGSSRLQSKKPPNLSIVIPPREAEEDGARKEPTKAPIYRKSKSLQEPRSKACDGSERRPGFRRQTSLSQSIRKGTAEWFGVSSDWEGKRQHWQRRSLQHCSMRYGKLKAAYRDMELPSQEAPSFQGTESPKPAKMPKIVDPLARGRPFRHPDETDRPHTPHHVLPPLTPGVASLASFNSARSGYGRLPRRKRESVAHMSFRAAAALLRGRSALEPLAQKQRSNKRSFVYPSFMDEDVVDAADTLDSSFFSKMDLHDETYSMPDDVFESPPLSATYLRMHSVGEDARASPEGEQPPLREGARLAASSAVAAPRRGRRIASKVKHFAFDRKKRYYGLGVVGKWLNRTYRRSLSSIVQSQLENTDSHRPYFTYWITFVHILITLLVIGTYGIAPIGFTQHVTTELVLRNKGVYESVKYIQQENFWIGPSSIDLIHLGAKFSPCIRKDRQVERLIQRQRDRERGSGCCVQNDNSGCIQTLPQDCSETLATFIKWPGTNAPTMGSGERRTSGAVCHQDPRTCEEPASNPPHVWPDDITKWPICTYETKTNHTGLAHMDCQIKGRPCCIGTKGSCEITTREYCEFMHGYFHEEATLCSQVHCLDEVCGLLPFLNPEVPDQFYRLWLSLFLHAGIIHCLVSVTFQMTVLRDLEKLAGWHRISIIFILSGITGNLASAIFLPYRAEVGPAGSQFGLLACLFVELFQSWQVLEKPWKAFLNLSGIVLFLFVCGLLPWIDNIAHLFGFLSGLLLSFAFLPYITFGTGDKYRKRAMIIVSLLVFVGLFASLVVWLYVYPINWRWIEYLTCLPFTSKFCEKYELEQVLH, from the exons ATGTCCTCCAGCGACAAGAACGGGGGCAGCCGCTCCGGCAGCAGCCGCCTGCAGAGCAAGAAGCCCCCCAACCTCTCCATCGTCATCCCCCCCAGGGAGGCAGAAGAGGACGGCGCCCGCAAGGAG cccacCAAGGCCCCCATCTACCGCAAGAGCAAGAGCCTGCAGGAGCCCCGCTCGAAGGCATGCGACGGCTCGGAGCGGCGGCCGGGCTTTCGCCGTCAGACCTCCCTGTCCCAGAGCATCCGCAa GGGCACGGCGGAGTGGTTCGGGGTCAGCAGCGACTGGGAGGGGAAGCGGCAGCACTGGCAGCGCAGgagcctgcagcactgcagcatgaGGTACGGCAAGCTGAAGGCCGCCTATCGCGACATGGAGCTGCCCAGCCAGGAGGCGCCCTCCTTCCAAGGCACCGAGTCACCCAAACCGGCCAAAATGCCCAAG ATCGTGGACCCGCTGGCCAGGGGCCGTCCTTTTCGGCACCCCGACGAGACCGACCGGCCCCACACGCCCCACCACGTGCTGCCCCCCCTCACCCCCGGCGTCGCGTCCTTGGCCTCCTTCAACAGCGCCCGCTCCGGCTACGGCCGCCTGccgaggaggaagagggagtCGGTGGCACACATGAGCTTCAGGGCGGCCGCTGCGCTTCTCCGC GGACGCTCGGCCCTGGAGCCGCTGGCTCAGAAGCAGAGGAGCAACAAGAGGAGCTTCGTGTACCCCAGCTTCATGGACGAGGACGTGGTGGACGCGGCCGATACCCTGGACTCCTCCTTCTTCAGTAAG ATGGACCTGCACGACGAGACCTACTCCATGCCCGACGACGTCTTCGAGTCGCCGCCTCTCTCCGCCACCTACCTGCGCATGCACTCGGTGGGCGAGGACGCCAGGGCGTCCCCCGAGGGCGAGCAGCCCCCTCT gcGTGAAGGTGCCCGGCTCGCCGCATCCTCCGCTGTCGCTGCTCCCCGGAGGGGCAGGCGCATCGCTTCCAAGGTGAAGCACTTCGCCTTCGACCGCAAGAAGCGCTACTAcgggctgggggtggtgggcAAGTGGCTGAACAGGACGTACCGCCGCAGCCTCAGCAGCATCGTGCAGTCACAGCTGGAGAACACCGACAGCCACCG GCCGTATTTCACCTACTGGATCACCTTTGTGCACATCCTCATCACCTTGCTGGTCATCGGCACCTACGGCATCGCTCCCATCGGCTTCACCCAGCACGTGACGACAGAGTTA GTGCTGAGGAACAAAGGCGTGTATGAAAGCGTCAAGTACATCCAGCAGGAAAACTTCTGGATCGGGCCCAGCTCG ATCGACCTGATCCACCTGGGGGCCAAGTTCTCGCCCTGCATCCGCAAGGACCGGCAGGTGGAGCGCCTCATCCAGCGCCAGCGGGACCGGGAGCGCGGCTCCGGCTGCTGCGTGCAGAACGACAACTCGGGCTGCATCCAGACACTGCCGCAGGACTGCTCG GAGACGCTGGCGACGTTCATCAAGTGGCCGGGCACCAACGCGCCAACCATGGGCTCGGGCGAGAGAAGGACATCAGGGGCCGTGTGTCACCAGGATCCCAG gACGTGCGAGGAGCCAGCCTCGAACCCTCCCCACGTGTGGCCGGACGATATCACCAAGTGGCCG ATCTGCACCTACGAGACCAAAACCAACCACACGGGCTTGGCGCACATGGACTGCCAGATCAAGGGGCGGCCCTGCTGCATCGGCACCAAGGGCAG CTGCGAGATCACGACGCGGGAGTACTGCGAGTTCATGCACGGCTACTTCCACGAGGAGGCAACGCTCTGCTCGCAG GTGCACTGCCTGGATGAAGTCTGCGgcctcctgcccttcctcaACCCGGAGGTCCCCGACCAGTTCTATCGCCTGTGGCTGTCCCTGTTCCTGCACGCGGG CATCATCCACTGCCTGGTGTCGGTGACTTTCCAGATGACGGTGCTGCGGGACCTGGAGAAGCTGGCGGGCTGGCATCGCATCTCCATCATCTTCATCCTCAGCGGCATCACGGGCAACCTGGCCAGTGCCATCTTCCTGCCCTACCGCGCGGAG GTGGGTCCCGCCGGGTCGCAGTTCGGCCTGCTGGCCTGCCTCTTCGTggagctcttccagagctggcAGGTGCTGGAGAAGCCCTGGAAAGCCTTCCTCAACCTCTCCGGCATCGTCCTCTTCCTCTTCGTCTGCGGGCTCCTGCCCTGGATCGACAACATCGCCCACCTCTTCGGCTTCCTCAGcggcctcctcctctccttcgCCTTCCTGCCCTACATCACCTTCGGCACGGGGGACAAGTACCGCAAGCGGGCCATGATCATCGTGTCCCTGCTGGTCTTCGTGGGGCTTTTCGCCTCGCTGGTGGTCTGGCTCTACGTCTACCCCATCAACTGGCGCTGGATCGAGTACCTCACCTGCCTGCCCTTCACCAGCAAGTTCTGCGAGAAGTACGAGCTGGAGCAGGTCCTGCActga